AGCCTCACTGCTAGTCTGTCTGCGGACATGTGACTGATAACAAGTTCTCTGAGTGCGGTTGTGAACTCCATGACGCAGACATTTTTTCCATCCTGAGATTTATCCGGCCAAATGAGCCAGACTCCCGCTCGTGAAACTAAActgcacacatttctgtaaacCCAGTTTTGGTTTAAAGTCATGACTCTGTGGTTAAAACATCCAGCTGTTCGGTGATTCAGAGCTACGTGTCCCCTGTGCACTCTTATCTACTCCTCCTTAGCCGGTATGATGGAGTGAAGTGTGAAGTGACTCGGCCTCACTGCTGCTAAAGCTCACTCTACACCCTACTATCGGAAAGAAATAAACTGTCCTCCTTCTCTCATTCATTCCTGCCTTCACTCTTTGCACTGAGACCAGAGGCAGCTagctgatatacagtatatccccATTACTCTGTCTTTTCCTCATTTATCAAAACCTTCATTTATTCAGACTTTTGTCCATTCACCAAGGAAATTCTTTACtttaaaagaggacatattttgttgttctactgggacatgtctccatgctttaatgttcagaaagctctttatttttctcatactgcctgtgctgcagctcctcttttcaccctctgtctgaaaccagagctgttctgattggttagctggcagctctgttgtgattggtctacgACCTAgagatttcagcctttgcagaccatttacatgcacaaacctATTtaacagactacaggaaaggggaaccCCCAAAAAgatgatagggcctctttactATTTGTTCAGGGAAAGTGAAATACACTTGGTCGTTTACCTTGGGTGCCAGGACATAGAAGTAGCCACTGCCGTTAGTCCTGCAGATGAGTTTACACCTGTCGTCCGTGGACACTCCAGAGTACTTGGGCAGCCACACGGAAGAGGGGTCGATACGGTTACTGATGAAAGCACGGCCCATGTTCGCACACTGCTCCTCGCGGAATGTCCTGCCTAAACAgaatggagggagggagggaggatgcaGGAGGTTAGGGGAGGGAACGCTTGAGTGGGAAAAATGTTATTGgacaaatgtgtctgttttgattggtctcATACCTGTATCAGGGCAGCGGTTCAGGTTGCAGGAGCGGTATTTGACCCGAACTCCTTGGCAGTATTTACCCCCATTTGATGGTACTGGGCTGTTGCACTCTCTTTTAGACAGTTGGACACCCCCTCCACATGTGCGTGAGCAGGAGCCAAACGGACCCCACTTACCCCAGCGGCCGTCCACCTGGAAAGACACAATACAGTTGCATTTACACAACGTACAACAAAGGCCGACCTTAATCACATCCCAGTTAAGGCTGCTTTGCCTAAGGTGTACGTTGATATCAAGAACTCCAGTGAGCCTTACCTTCACATTATGAACGTGTTTGTCGGAGCAGACCCCTCTGTCGCAGACCTTATTTTCCCCACAGCTGGTGCCATCTGCCCAGGGGAAGTGCCGGGTCATACACACCAAATGGCCATTGGATTTTCCCGTGCACCACAGACGGCCACATGGTGGTTGCATAAAGGGACACAGCTTGGAGTTTTCTCCGAACGCAAGCTCACACTGGCGATCCAGGACGTAGGATAACCCCGGCAGCAGGTCGGGGAGGACCAGCGGTTTCTGAGGCTGGTCGAGCAAACATTCACCTAGAAGATGGAAACTCAATGAGCGACACGATGTAGCCATACCAACCGTCATCTCTGGTTTAATTGCTTTGCTTTACCTAACTTTGATTCAATTAAGTGTTGAAATTTCAACAGAATGTgactataaaaaaaatctattctATAGTTATGCATCAGTATTTCCACtttgtgtgggtgggtgggatTTGTGGGTTGGAGGCAGTAAGCAACCATGGCCCTTGTGATTTTGTCTCTTTGAAGTGGAAGTTCAGCTTGATGCAGTGCTTGCCACATACCGCACACAGAcgcataacacacacatgcatgcccATCCCATGCTTGAACTAAAAACCCACAAGCTCATCTTCTCCTGTTTGATCCAATCCAGGGCTGTACGTTCTGCTAAAATCTCAGACTTGTAGGTCTGAGCTTTAAACCAAAATGACATGTGGCAAGCAAGCAGTTCAAAGGTCAAAGGCATGGCCTCCATTTACTATAAATGGCTCACAGAAACCATTCCAGGAACTAATAATAGGCAGACTTTGACGAGCAGGTGCCTGGAAACATGAAAGATCAACATCAGGGGATGTGAAGGTTTCCAGGAGGAGTATTCTATCTCACAGCTTCTCATCCCTATGGGGAATTTACACATCCAAAACAAGTCATCTGCACTGGGAGAAAAATGGGTTGCTTGCTATGAACTGTTTATTATACCATTCATGTTGCGGTGAATTCACAACAGATAATAAGGCAGTGAGTGAATGAGCTTTAACTGATGGCCAAATGTGTTTGCTCCCATTTTACCTCATATTTGGCAGAATAAATGCACTGATTAACTGATTGTAAGCAATGGTACATAAACAAGTCACTCCACACTGAAGAggcaaaacatcactgcttccTTCCTACTCTCTCACCAGAGAGTAATCATTGAAGACAATAGCTGgcaatgtctgtgtgtggagaAATGAACAGGTTACAAATAATTGTGGGCGTAGCACAGCATGAAAACTGCCTTGAACATGTGccaacttgtttttttcccctcttcatCGCTTTTTAAGTCTAGATTTATGACAGACAGCCGGGAAAAGCCAGGTTACAACATTGTTAGATAGGAATCACTCCTTGTCAAGTCAAAAATGTTCGTCTGTGTTCACTCTAAATCAGTTTGGGATCTTTTGTCCTCAGACCATCTCTTTCGAAAAGACACAAAGGAGCAAAAAGTGTGTCTATTTGGAGTAAACCTGCATGGGAAACACTGGGCAGATACACCTCTTATTCCAAACCACTGTGGCGACTCTCCCCAGTAAAGCCCTCTAATTTTGGACAGATGTGGGggcagtttttaaaataaacgtTTAGCATTGCTTCAAGGCCAAGTCCTGTGGTCTGGCCCGCTTGGCAAACAATCTGCATCCAAAcgaatgcatttctttttaggATTTGTCTCATCTGAAGCTAGACTGATGATTGTAGTTGTATTACAAATCAAGAGGCTGTTAAGCCACAAACATtgagtaaaaatgtgaaaagaaaagtCTGCCCCTCTTTAACAATTGCATGGGAGGGATTATCTTGATCCACTGGCAAACAGAACCATGAAGGGAAAGGCTCTAATTAAAGGAATGATACCATGTGTATGTTGTCTTCTAATTTAATTAACACCTAACTAGATGATTGTTCAAAGTTGTTGCAGCAGGaccacttgttttctttttaaaaacctaGCGTGTTCATTATCCACAATGCCACTCATCTGCTGGTGTGTTATGCTAATAGTGGCTAATGTAGCCTTGAGGAGCAGGCCTGAAACAGATATGAGTAGCTAAAATCGCTTCGCTCTATCTACACAACACCAGAGTTCATTCATTTTCGAACTTGAAGTCTTCAACCTTAGAAAGCTGACTTAAGTGCCATCACTTGAGTCAGTTTGCCAGACTTTACCCAGCTTCATCTGGAACAACAAAAGGCTTTGAACAACCTTCCTTCACATATGCTATGGTACTCcctaaaatgtgtaaacagacTTTGATGTGTAAAATTTGTGACGCTACCCTCAGTAGTTTGTGCTGTCCTGGCTTCACACCCCTTTAAAAACACTATGAGGCTACCAGCAGTCAAACACAGGGGTCAGGGGTCGTGGTAACTCACCGTGTCCGCTGTCCAGGAATTCAGTGATGATGGCAGCACTGCAGGGGGACCAGGGGCTGGTGCGGTTGATCTGAATGAGCGTGGGGGACATCATGTGGTTGTCTTGCAGTTTCCCAAACACGTCCTCGCAGGCCTTCACATTGTCATGTGGCATGTTGAACACATGTCCTGCAGAGAGGGAACGTGAGGTCAGgtgggaaaaacaaacatacttttatctccaacacaaaatgaaacgtttctgtttgtgtataaATTGTAGCATTGGCTTACCCAGCTCATGAGCCGTGGTGAAGGCTGAAGGTAGGCCGTCGTCTTCGATCACAGAGCAGCTCCTCTTGGGGTCGCACATGGTGCCAACATCCGCCATACCAAGAGTGTCGCAGGTGGAGGATCCACACAGGTCCTGGATTAAAATGAGTAcatttagcattagcattgaGGCCGTCAGAGGTAGAAAACAAGCCAGAAGTTTGAGTATTGTAGCCTTGACCATCATTTGTATGCCGTAATATACCATTCTAACCTTGGAGTTTGTTTGTCTGATCATGTgactctttctgtttcttttcctgaCTTTTAAGTGACGTCACCTTGTCTCTAGCCCTCAGCAATTAACGTGGTCAGTACAACGTTActatatttacaaataaaagcaagagCCAAAACTACAAACCCGAGTTGTAGCTGGAATTATCCTTTTTAGGTTGTCTTGTCATTACAGTAAAGTTTGTTTTCTACAGATGGGGGAAAGATGCAACAGTGTTAAGCCAGGCTTTCCACCACCCACTCTTTTTAGTGGTCAGCAGTGTTTAGAGCACACCTTCTTCTATGAGCTAAAGAAGCTGTCCCCAATCATAACATTTCCAAGACAGGGCAGAGTTTCCAGATGACCTATTTCCCCGCCACAaggatttaaaaagaaacccaGTCCAAGTGAGTATCCATTTAGAGCTGAACCTCCTAATCACAGAACAACCTCTGCACAAACCGCCACAGAGAACCGCCCATCTGCCCGGCTCCTAAACAGCTACATACcccagaaacacagaaaaccaACAGTGGTCAGCTATTAgagataaaaaataacagcCTTGGGTTAATGTCACtcagcccctgctgtcctcctCTGCGCTGGATctacacattaaacacatcgCCAAGTGAAGACCTCGAGCGCTATGACAAATCATTCCTAGAATAAACCACAAAACCGCAATTGTTGGCCAGCGCAAATCAAGAACAGATGTGCTCATGTGTGCAGACGAAAGGAGAGCGCTTGGTCCATTTatgagtgaaaaataaaaactgcaagACGAGCAGAGGAGAAGGAATAGCAGTGTCAGAGAGTTTGTTCTCTGCTTGACCTCATTCCCACATTTCCCCTCTTATCTTTGTAATTTTTGTGTCTAAGAAAACTACTCAAACATTAGCAAGCCTCAGCAAATAAACCtctatcttttattttgtgtagttATTTTAGTGCATTCAAATACCATGTTTGTGCATCATCCATAACTGCCAAGTTGCATGAGTTTTAGTTTAGTCATTACTTTTAAAACTAAAGACTATTAAGAGTGGAAAAAGTTCTGATACACAGCAGTATCACACCCATGCTTTACGACATTCGAATCCACTTGGGTGCTCTCTTTGCTTTCTCAAACTATTATCTATCTTGCAAATAAAGGCAAACAAGCTGTGAGCTAAAGCACaaccacccccctccctcccagGGGAGACATAAATACGTCAGATTTACAGTTAGGTTTTTTGGCCTTTCATTGGAGACTGTATGTTTGCATACAATAAACTTTCCGTAATGAACTGAGTCAAAAAACTGTGGAGTTTTTTACACAACAATCATGCTGGCTGAAGGGTTTAAAGACGTTGCAGTTGCCTCTGGACAACACCGAGTTGGTCTTCATAAAACCTGCAAATTACACTGAGGGCTGGTAAGCGGCAGACAAGCGTTAAATGATTGAATTCAGTGGTAAactcaacaacaacatcacTGATTAAACCGACTACAGACGCCCGATCAGCAGCTAAAGTGTAAACTACTATTAATAAGTCACTACAGGGGTAAATGTGGCCGTGTGTGTGCTACAGGCCTGAGTGAAAAAAGGTTTTGTAAAGAAAATCTGACTTTATCAAATAAGATGGATGGATTTAAAACTATATATacgtatttattttattttttcacaactAAAACACCAATGTTTGGtggaaagaaagtgaaataGCAGGGCAGGCAAATATGCTACAGATTTATTCTATTGTACCAAGGCCAGGTGAAGAGCATAAACAAGTACTGTCCCATGGGCATGTGTTAGTTTCAGGGAAAGTAAGAAATACAGTTAAAGTCTCCAAAAGTACAACTAACCTCTGAACTATCTcttaaaccaaataaatgtgATGATCTTTTAATAAATCATCCACTAGTTGTTATGAGCCTCCCCCTTTGAAAACCTCTGACCTAATCAGAAATTGTGTGGGATGGATTATGTGGATCTATTGTTTGGTGTGCACTATAAATGCTGATCTGCGCTCTTATACTGTGACACTATGTTTACGCACATATAGCGTTATAGTTTTAATGGCACAAAGGTATGGGGCACATTTATTTTGGATTAACCCCTCCTGGCACAAGCAGCTTCTTTTAGAAATGTAGAATTTTTTACAGCATAGGTGATTTATTCAGTTTCAATATAATGTTAACCCAAACAATGACTGAATGCCTTGACGTATGTCTGCTTTATACTGGAGATTACAGCCATGTGACTCAGTTGAATGCGGTCATCTGAACTGGCAACAGGGTTTATAACATCAACTCTGCACGTGGAGCCTACCAAAACCTGGTAACACCCTGGATTTTGTAGCTTTATGGAAAATACAGCCCATCTTTGAGGTGTCATGGCCTAAATGGAAATAGCATACTGTGCATACAAAGGAGTGTGAACGCAGGAAGAataggagagagaggaagtgtgtgaaGTATGTGTTGAAAACATGCAACTGTGCAGGCTATCTGCAGTTTGTGTAAGACTTTGGGAGAGCAGGTATGCAAGCAGGTCCCTGCATATGTGACACACAGGGACCTCCCCCCTCCTACATCACTCCCCcgctccctccatctctcccttcAGGGGACTGTTTAATGAGGAACAGGGAAGGAGGTGGGTAGGGCTGGAAAACCCACAGCTGGAGGAAGAGTGGGAAAGGCTGAAAGAAATGAGAGACTTCCCACTAACGCATTTCTGATGGCAGTAAAGCTTGGCAAAGTTacagtgaaaacatttgtttgaggTCTGATACGATCATGTGTCCGGTGATGTTAGTGACATGGGCCAAAGGTAATTCAGCACCTTATTTGTTACTTTTGACTCTTTAATTCTGGTCCTTTGAGATTGTAACTTCATCACCTCTGACTGCAAACTGAACTATATCCAAACACAATAATTTTCAGTAATGAATCTGCTGATTTGTCAGCTTTATTCCCAGTGTTCAGCATCTGAATGAAAGCAAAGTGGCTCATGTCCAAAAGCAGACAGTTCATGATAGATCATCGGGTTGCACACTGACTGAATGATTTTGATCTGACTTCATTTCTGACCCCGCGTCATCTGCCAAATATTTGGGAGTGCAGAGAGAAATTGGAGGTGGTTTCCAAGTCTACAAAACTGGCCTCTAAGGATCCATGAAGTGCAATCAGGGCTATTTCTCTGTTCAGCCCTAGTAATTTCCTCAGTGACCCAGCCTGAGTGTCAAAGCTGTGATGTTATTGGTGGACTGGATATTCCGTTCTCTGAGTTCACCAGAGGTGGAGAGGGTTTTGAGAGCAAACCAATGACCTGACACAGCAGGAGTGGCTGGGGGGAGCATGTCATGTAAAGTACAGATTCTCTTACGAAACTTACACATGTTTTacgtacaaaaaaaaagtgtctaagtcattatcatcattattttagAACATTTGAAGATTAATATCCTCAGATTAAAGCATTTCTGTGCGTAATTACGCTTACTAAAATACCACATCATTTCGTTTGTTACCTTAAACCCAGTAGTATAAATCACTTTACCTCTCTAGTGAAAAGGATGGCTGTGTCCCAGTACTCTGAATGCTTgtcgttgtttttattcatctttttttgccAAGTGCAAAAGTTCCGCAGCGTCATGGCTGCGTTCCCGGACACTTTGGGTCCTTTGTCCTCCTCGGATATAATCACGATCTTCACTACTACGATGCTGATGGAGTTGAGAATACTGGGGTGCCTGTAGAGCCTGGCTGCCACTGACATAAGTGTCAAGAGGTAGTGTTTTAGGTCCTCTCCGTGGAACTGAGCCATGGACTCGTCCGCCACCACTAGCGTCTCCACGTACCTGGGGATGGAGGCAAACCGTTTGGCTCTCCCCATCCTCTTCAGCAACGTTTCGGTCGAATTGTTGTCATCTTTTAGTCGCTTGTATTTCTCCAGCGATTGTGCCACTTGGAGACTTATCTTGCTGTCCACTGCGCACCTGGAGGTAGTGTTGAACTTCAGGTTGTTGCTGGCTCTGCGCCGGATGATGTGCGCACCCTCTGCGCTTGTGGTGTCATTTTGGACCGGGCTGATAAAGTATTCCCAGCCCTGGAAGCCAAATGCACCTTGTAAACCCTTACAAAGGCTTAAAGCAGCGTAAGATTGTGGGTCGTCATTCACATTTCCGGAATAAAAACACCGGCTCAGATCAGTGGTGACATCGCTGTTGGAGAGCCAGAAAGCGTCTTGGTTAGAAATGGAAGGGGCAATAAAGTTAGAGTCCTGGTGCAAATCGATCACTAATTCCTGCCGGAAAGCTCGTATTTTTAGCACATGTTTTCCATTCAGGATATCCACGTCATTGTCAAAATCTTTCCTGTCATGGTTTTGGTTATCCAATCTAATAGGGAAGCAAAGTTCACTTTCCATGCACCGAACAAGTTTTGAGAACGAGACCACAAAGTAGAGGAGAAAAGTTGTCCTGATAAACATGACGATGTTTGCATTCATTAAAGAATGCAATGACCATCAgagaaagcaaaacaatattaaatgtGCAAGCTCAGTGGAAGCGGTGTCAGCCACAGAACAGGATGAAGAGCATAATCCACAGCGCAGGACTCTAAAACAATGCAGGTCGGACAAGTCCACTCAGTGCAAACTCCTCCTGGTCATGACCCATTCCCATTCTCCACCTGTGTGTGCTGAGTCGACTGCTGCCTTCTCTGGACTTTATGCATTTTCGtcatgtgtaaaaaaaatatggaaactTAATCTCTCTTTTGGAGGGGGGCAGTCTTTGGAGGCGCTCATTGGATTCTCAGCTCGAGACTTTTTCCACGGCCACTTGAGACTCAGCAAACAGCAGGCCTATCATCGAGTCCCAACACACTGATGAATTATCAGGTCTCCCACTTCCAGGGATTCATGCGTAACTGACTCAACATGACCTGCAGGAGTCCACCAAATCATTACTAAATGAACCCACATTTGACCACATTGCAGAAATGCAACTATTAAACAGAGTTGTATTAATAACAGATACTTTGAATATAGcctcaaataaaaagaatgatGACACAATTAATTTGATTGCATGTTGAATGATCAATGGGCTACAGAAATATAACATTGATGTTTAGATTAAGTGAACATGACACAAGTCACTATAATAATGCATCTGAAGTCCGAGAGGAATATGAAGTAGACTATAGATATTTCTTTTTATCAGATTTCATGTCATGCACATGTCAGATCTGTTTCTCTGCGTAACTCGACTGTGACATCTGGTGGACTACAGAGTAACTGGGCTTCTTccacacaaagaaaatgaatgattatTGCTGCAATATCTGTACTTTGGTACAACTTTTAATTACTGATACTGATATTAATACATACCATGTATCAATAAGTCTAGGCTActattttaatatgaatgttTGAATTTCATTTTACACTCAATTGCATAGTTTTACACTTTATCATCATTCATATTGTGTACGCTTTTGTAATAGCCATGTTCTTTGCCCAGtgtaacaaattaaatactgcCATGGCGTGAAGTGATTACGATGTATTTTAAAGTGACCGgtataattaataaaataaagagaagcAGTATTGTTTTGTTGTCCGGTCTCCGTTGCCAGGAACGCAACGGTGGTTGCTAGGCGAAGGACCCCTGCTTGTGGGTTGTCCGCATGAGAGCCAGTTTTGATTTAGCTATCagaatttaaaatactttcttaAATAGCACGTTGTTGATAAAATACGCTTCCTAAATACCATGCATAAATATACCTTGCATATATGTGTGGAAAGTCAAACGTATTTAagttttttgttacttttgtgAAACGGCAGTTAGACAGCGGTTTACATTTGTGTTGTCGTTACATCCATAAAGTAGAGGCACACTAAAGTGAAGGGTGCTGCTCGAAGTTAACTTTAGCATCTAAACCTGGCTTCTAGTGAGGAGTTGTGACTTATAACTGAACGGTTTGAACTGACGTTTTTTCGTTTGTTTGTAAGGAATGAAAAACCTCGTGTTCAGCAACAAATAACTTACTGATGAACCGTGCCTGACCG
This Eleginops maclovinus isolate JMC-PN-2008 ecotype Puerto Natales chromosome 11, JC_Emac_rtc_rv5, whole genome shotgun sequence DNA region includes the following protein-coding sequences:
- the adamts15a gene encoding A disintegrin and metalloproteinase with thrombospondin motifs 15a, with the translated sequence MNANIVMFIRTTFLLYFVVSFSKLVRCMESELCFPIRLDNQNHDRKDFDNDVDILNGKHVLKIRAFRQELVIDLHQDSNFIAPSISNQDAFWLSNSDVTTDLSRCFYSGNVNDDPQSYAALSLCKGLQGAFGFQGWEYFISPVQNDTTSAEGAHIIRRRASNNLKFNTTSRCAVDSKISLQVAQSLEKYKRLKDDNNSTETLLKRMGRAKRFASIPRYVETLVVADESMAQFHGEDLKHYLLTLMSVAARLYRHPSILNSISIVVVKIVIISEEDKGPKVSGNAAMTLRNFCTWQKKMNKNNDKHSEYWDTAILFTREDLCGSSTCDTLGMADVGTMCDPKRSCSVIEDDGLPSAFTTAHELGHVFNMPHDNVKACEDVFGKLQDNHMMSPTLIQINRTSPWSPCSAAIITEFLDSGHGECLLDQPQKPLVLPDLLPGLSYVLDRQCELAFGENSKLCPFMQPPCGRLWCTGKSNGHLVCMTRHFPWADGTSCGENKVCDRGVCSDKHVHNVKVDGRWGKWGPFGSCSRTCGGGVQLSKRECNSPVPSNGGKYCQGVRVKYRSCNLNRCPDTGRTFREEQCANMGRAFISNRIDPSSVWLPKYSGVSTDDRCKLICRTNGSGYFYVLAPKVVDGTPCSPDSTGVCVQGKCIKAGCDGIIGSNKKFDKCGICGGDSKGCKKVSGLFTKPEHGYNFVVILPVGAANIDIRQRGYKGMRSDDNYLALKNSHSNYLLNGKYVVSAGERDIIVKGSLMRYSGTAGLSETLTAVKPLGESLTVEVLCVGQMTPPRIRYSFYLARQTKEDKTLKKDGRVSSHNSVLAEDSVKEKGGDTLKKSYSKEDPALGKWISSGWDQCSVTCGNGMQRRMVQCLRPDGKPALDCDPSQRPTATRVCGDPCPEWHIGLWSPCSRTCGKGFKRRPLHCTTQNGHLLQRDHCIGLRKPQELDFCNLRPC